A segment of the Bdellovibrio bacteriovorus genome:
GCCAAGGCACAGGTTGCGCATATGACCCACGTGAAGTTCTTTGTGGGTGTTTGGCTGGGAATATTCGATCATGGTTTTCGGGGATTTTTCCATCAGCGGCTTTTTGAAATAGCTGCCATCCAGGATTGTTGCCAGAACCTGTTCACCATGAGTTTGTTCGTCAAAACGAATATTAATATAAGGACCCGCCGCAACCGCGGTGGCCCCTTTCATTTGAGCCGCCACTGCCGTGGCCACTTGCGGAGGAGCCGCTTTCAAAGCCTTCGCCAAAATAAAACAACCAAAAGCCAAGTCACCCAGATCTGATTTTGGGGGATTTACCAAAGCCTTATAAATATCGTCTTCAGAAGCAGAAAAATCCGGATAAGCGCGGCCAATCGCATCTTTAAGTAAGTTCGTCGCAAGCAATCGAATGGAGTCGTGTTTAATCATAGACCTTTCCAGAAGAAAAATACGCCAGCCCAAGCCAGACCAATAAGAAGGACAACTATACTGATATTTCTGTGGAATTTCAGGTCTTTTTTCAATTCCTGAAGCTCTGATTTGAGCTTTTCCCGTTCAGAAAACACCCCACGAAGCTCTAAAGACAGCTTTTCAATCTCTTCGCGGCGGGCCTGGCGTTCCAAATCGACTTCCTGAAGGGCTTTTTGATGCAGAACCTGAGGGCTTGAACCCAGGAAATAATTGGGCGTGAGCCCGGGGATCTTTTCCCGCAAAGCCAAATACCATTGCAAAGCTCTCCAAATATGCGGGGGAGCTTCATCGCCTTGTTTTACCCAGCGGGTCCAACTGGATGGATCGACCATTAAAAGCTGCGAAATTTTGCGCTGGGAAAGCCCCAAATCACCCCGAATTTGTTCCAGATTGCCGATCTGCCTTTGGATGACAGCCACCTGGGCTTCGTAATTCATACGCAAAGACGTCTTGGATCGGGGGTTCAAATCATCCTCGATAAACCCCTCGTCAAACGCCCCCTTTTGAAGCTGATCCTGATCTGGACCCTGAACCTCACCCTGCATACAAACCCCTTCTGGACCGTTGTGTTTCGCAATATTTGTGTTGTTATTCACAATAAATAGCGTTGTATAATACAGATATCTTTCCAGAAGGGTCTTTATGGGGTCAAGCTAAGTCATTGAAACCACAAAAGAATCTTTCCAAGGGTACCCCAGGCACCCCTTTTTCAAATCCGCCTAAAGCTTATAGTTATAAGCTTTAGTTCTAAATATATGTTATTATTGATGTTTTATAATCGAAATATGGTAGCCTTTTATGTTGACGCGCTGCATATATTATCGATGCATCGCAACTAAACACAAATTATTTACCTATCACCACTTTGGATGCGCCGCGTTGCGAATATCCCCTTGTCAAAGCCATCTCGACTTTTGAATGATGAGTTATGGCCACGGCACCTCGGTATCAACTCAATAAGAACAAATATCTTCTCGCACCCGAATCAGAACGTTTGCGAAAAATCCTCACGGATTTTCAGGATAAGGATCCCCGTAATTGTTTGATGATTTGGACGGCTTTGCGAACCGGGGCCCGGGCTCAGGAAGTTTTAAACATTCAGCGGGCGGATTTGAATCCCTACGATGAAAGCATATTCATTAGAGGTCTAAAGGGGTCGAATGACCGCGAAATTCCAGTCCACTCGGACCTTTTCAGCCGCCTTCATCGCTTCGCCGAAAATCAGGGCGGAACGTCGGTTTTTCCTATTTCGTACAATCGGCTTTATCAGGTCTGGGAAATGTATCGCCCCGTACCAAAGAAGTTTCACGCTTTAAGGCACACGTTTGCGATTGAGCTGTATCAGAAAACGAAGGATTTGCGACTGGTCCAGGTGGCGTTGGGACATCGAAACATCACCAACACCATGGTTTATGCAGATTACGTATATTCTCAGCAAGAGCTACGTAAGTTGATTCTTTAATTACTCTTCCATACCGCGGATTTCAGAAGCCAGGCGGTCAAACTG
Coding sequences within it:
- a CDS encoding tyrosine-type recombinase/integrase, with the protein product MATAPRYQLNKNKYLLAPESERLRKILTDFQDKDPRNCLMIWTALRTGARAQEVLNIQRADLNPYDESIFIRGLKGSNDREIPVHSDLFSRLHRFAENQGGTSVFPISYNRLYQVWEMYRPVPKKFHALRHTFAIELYQKTKDLRLVQVALGHRNITNTMVYADYVYSQQELRKLIL